Proteins from a single region of Aerococcus viridans:
- a CDS encoding cation:proton antiporter — translation MLLSLGFIIIVGYLLGRLLSAMNLPSLIGYIIAGLIMGPSFFNLIDQSTLDISSDLRRIALMIILLRAGLNIDLQDLKKVGRPAILMSFLPATLEIIGTIILAPIFFGMSYLSAAILGTIIAATSPAVVVARMLDLMGKGYGKKKGVPQMILAGSSMDDIFVIIIFTALTALAQTGEFHWLSMLSMPTSIILGIAGGLLVGWLLSLAIEKYQLSGGYPVILTFGMAMLFDGIEKAMTGPIGFSALLAVMAMGFMILRVNPVQAKSVQVGFNNLWQVFEIILFVLVGASMSIESVKDSGIIAIVLIVLLLVFRGLGVLLSVLGTQLNKEEKAFAIFAYIPKATVQAAIGAVPLAMGLPSGQIILIISVVAILVTAPLGAVLIDQTHNRLLRDDR, via the coding sequence ATGTTACTATCGTTAGGTTTTATCATTATTGTGGGGTATTTATTGGGGCGCTTGTTGAGTGCGATGAATTTACCTAGTTTAATCGGCTACATCATCGCTGGCTTAATCATGGGACCGTCATTTTTTAATCTAATTGACCAAAGTACATTGGATATATCCAGTGATTTAAGACGGATTGCCTTGATGATCATCTTACTTAGAGCGGGTTTAAATATCGATTTGCAGGACTTGAAGAAAGTAGGGCGCCCAGCCATCTTGATGAGCTTCCTACCAGCCACCCTAGAAATCATCGGGACTATCATTTTGGCACCAATATTCTTTGGGATGTCATACTTATCTGCCGCTATCTTAGGGACTATTATCGCGGCCACATCACCAGCCGTCGTCGTTGCCCGCATGTTAGATTTAATGGGTAAGGGATACGGTAAGAAAAAAGGGGTACCGCAAATGATTCTAGCGGGCTCTTCTATGGATGATATCTTCGTCATCATCATATTCACTGCCTTAACAGCCCTTGCTCAAACTGGTGAATTCCATTGGTTAAGCATGCTATCTATGCCAACTTCTATCATATTAGGCATCGCTGGGGGATTATTGGTAGGTTGGCTACTGTCACTAGCCATTGAAAAATATCAATTATCAGGTGGATACCCAGTCATCTTAACCTTTGGGATGGCTATGTTATTTGATGGAATTGAAAAAGCCATGACAGGACCAATCGGCTTCTCAGCCTTACTTGCTGTGATGGCGATGGGCTTTATGATACTTCGCGTCAATCCAGTTCAAGCTAAATCTGTTCAAGTAGGGTTTAATAACTTATGGCAAGTCTTTGAAATTATCCTGTTCGTGTTAGTTGGTGCCAGCATGTCCATCGAATCCGTGAAAGATTCAGGCATCATTGCAATAGTGTTAATTGTCTTGTTGTTGGTATTTAGAGGACTTGGTGTACTTTTATCTGTTTTAGGCACTCAATTAAACAAGGAGGAAAAAGCATTCGCCATTTTTGCCTACATTCCAAAAGCCACAGTACAAGCAGCCATAGGGGCGGTGCCCTTAGCGATGGGCTTGCCGAGTGGTCAAATCATTTTAATCATCTCAGTCGTTGCCATCTTAGTCACCGCACCGCTTGGCGCTGTCTTAATCGACCAAACCCATAATCGACTATTGCGTGATGATCGATAA
- a CDS encoding SDR family oxidoreductase gives MANVAVFLASDEAKFINGDIITVDGGFTAPF, from the coding sequence ATTGCCAATGTCGCAGTATTCTTAGCATCAGATGAGGCTAAATTTATCAACGGTGATATTATCACTGTAGATGGTGGCTTCACGGCGCCATTCTAA
- a CDS encoding SDR family oxidoreductase, which produces MPSVLAFSIIALVAGTTYVASKHPVSAMTKSTAFMYTNNKIRVNGIAPGAIATNIASTVTDSSDFGNARIGAVSALNPGVINLKILPMSQYS; this is translated from the coding sequence ATGCCTTCGGTTTTAGCTTTCTCTATCATTGCCTTAGTTGCGGGAACGACATATGTTGCGTCTAAACACCCTGTGTCTGCTATGACGAAATCAACTGCCTTCATGTATACCAACAACAAAATTCGTGTTAACGGTATCGCCCCAGGTGCCATCGCTACAAATATTGCCTCAACCGTGACCGACTCAAGTGACTTTGGGAACGCTCGGATTGGTGCCGTCAGCGCCTTAAACCCAGGTGTTATCAACCTGAAGATATTGCCAATGTCGCAGTATTCTTAG
- a CDS encoding NADH-dependent flavin oxidoreductase: MTQDYKTLLQPVTLPNGLVLENRFALSPIVTNSSTQEGFITQEDLDYASRRAKSAPIQVTGAAYIEPYGQLFEYGFSVDDDRAIPGLRKMATAMQADGAKAILQLTHAGRFANQAILDYYTVYGPSPQHLHTPIDHQVLEMSPRKIKQVVRQYGDATRRAIKAGFAGVEISAAQRLLMQTFFSPYSNQRTDEYGLQSLENRARFGLEVFKEVQKVINEEAPSDFILGFRGTPEETRGKEIGYTVEEFNQWVDWILEVADLDYLAIASWGQNIFQHTVRAEGQYYGQPVNKIVHDHLNGRVVMMATGGINSPDKAMEAIQYADMVGMSSPFITEPDFVNKLAAGKADEIDLQLTNKDIDDLAIPKAAFKDIVRMMDYGKGLPQEARDKLREHEKNYHSK; the protein is encoded by the coding sequence ATGACCCAAGATTACAAGACTTTGTTACAACCAGTGACCCTACCCAACGGCCTAGTCCTCGAAAACCGCTTTGCCCTATCGCCAATCGTAACCAATTCATCCACCCAAGAAGGCTTCATCACCCAAGAAGACCTCGATTACGCCAGCCGTCGCGCTAAGTCAGCTCCCATCCAAGTGACCGGTGCTGCCTACATCGAACCCTACGGTCAACTGTTTGAATATGGTTTCTCCGTTGACGACGATCGCGCTATTCCAGGTCTTCGCAAAATGGCTACCGCCATGCAAGCTGACGGCGCCAAAGCCATCCTACAATTAACCCATGCTGGCCGTTTTGCCAACCAAGCGATCTTGGACTACTACACAGTTTATGGCCCAAGTCCGCAGCACTTGCATACGCCAATCGACCACCAAGTTTTAGAAATGTCACCACGTAAGATCAAGCAAGTCGTTCGCCAGTACGGAGACGCCACTCGCCGTGCGATTAAAGCAGGTTTTGCTGGGGTGGAAATTTCAGCGGCTCAACGTTTATTGATGCAGACTTTCTTCTCTCCTTATTCAAACCAACGGACAGATGAATATGGTCTACAAAGTTTAGAGAACCGGGCCCGCTTTGGACTTGAAGTCTTTAAAGAAGTACAAAAAGTGATCAATGAAGAAGCGCCAAGTGATTTTATCCTCGGTTTTAGAGGCACCCCTGAAGAAACGCGCGGCAAGGAAATCGGCTATACCGTTGAAGAATTTAACCAATGGGTGGACTGGATCCTTGAAGTGGCAGATTTAGATTACCTCGCTATTGCCTCTTGGGGACAAAACATTTTTCAACATACTGTACGCGCTGAAGGTCAATACTATGGTCAACCAGTCAATAAAATCGTTCATGACCATTTAAATGGTCGCGTTGTCATGATGGCAACTGGTGGGATCAATTCACCTGACAAAGCCATGGAAGCTATCCAATATGCAGATATGGTGGGGATGTCATCGCCTTTTATTACAGAGCCGGATTTTGTCAATAAATTAGCAGCCGGAAAAGCAGATGAAATTGACTTACAATTAACCAACAAAGATATTGATGACCTTGCTATACCAAAAGCAGCCTTCAAAGACATCGTCCGTATGATGGACTACGGCAAAGGCTTACCACAAGAAGCCCGCGACAAATTACGTGAACACGAAAAAAATTATCATTCAAAATAA
- a CDS encoding MsnO8 family LLM class oxidoreductase, producing MTNTVKWNVLDFVVRDKGKSDREAYADTLALVKTAEDLGYHRFWFAEHHSLAAYPSAAPEILMTHFLSQTKRLKFGSGGVMLPHYAPLKVAEVFATIAHLYPGRVDLGMGNNPGRQAVREALDNNLKGYRDNEEAMGEVRDFLTQTASSYGDVQVYPRAETPPTLWTLSASEESAYKAARLGIGYVYSLLFNQDEDAIEVAGRIAKIYRDNFQASATLAKPQFMVSAFIAVVPEGTDIKPLQRAFDLWILGKKDYSEFDHLPTIDEAANYKFTQPDLVKIARNRKKLITGDIRQVKIQIDRIIDVTAADEFMVIPTVPGIESRQEHLALIAQAFDI from the coding sequence ATGACCAATACAGTGAAATGGAATGTCCTTGATTTCGTGGTCCGTGACAAGGGAAAAAGCGATAGAGAGGCTTACGCTGATACACTCGCTTTAGTTAAGACGGCTGAAGATTTGGGTTATCACCGCTTTTGGTTTGCGGAACACCACAGTTTAGCTGCTTATCCATCCGCTGCCCCAGAAATTCTGATGACCCATTTTTTGAGTCAGACTAAGCGGTTGAAATTTGGGTCAGGCGGGGTCATGTTGCCCCATTATGCCCCATTGAAAGTGGCTGAAGTCTTTGCTACAATCGCTCACTTGTATCCTGGCCGGGTGGATTTAGGTATGGGCAACAATCCCGGCCGTCAAGCGGTTCGTGAGGCATTGGATAATAATCTCAAAGGCTACAGGGACAATGAAGAGGCTATGGGGGAAGTGCGAGACTTTCTGACCCAAACAGCCTCCTCTTATGGGGATGTCCAGGTTTATCCGCGGGCTGAAACCCCACCGACCTTGTGGACCCTATCAGCCAGCGAAGAATCAGCTTATAAGGCTGCCCGATTAGGGATTGGCTACGTTTATAGTTTATTATTTAACCAGGACGAAGATGCCATTGAAGTGGCGGGGCGGATTGCGAAAATTTACCGGGACAATTTCCAAGCATCAGCCACTTTAGCTAAGCCTCAATTTATGGTTTCAGCCTTCATTGCTGTTGTGCCAGAGGGAACTGATATCAAGCCACTTCAGCGAGCATTTGATTTATGGATTCTTGGCAAAAAGGACTACAGCGAATTTGACCACTTGCCAACTATCGATGAAGCAGCCAACTATAAGTTTACGCAACCAGATTTGGTTAAAATAGCCCGTAACCGCAAAAAACTCATCACAGGTGATATCCGGCAAGTCAAAATTCAAATTGACCGGATCATTGATGTCACAGCTGCCGATGAATTTATGGTGATCCCGACGGTGCCGGGCATAGAAAGTCGTCAAGAACACCTGGCCTTGATCGCACAAGCCTTTGATATCTAG
- a CDS encoding glycine cleavage system protein H: MRKLANYLWVEQNEDEFTFIMTPELQDDIGTVGYVEFIANDGDQIEKDQAILNLEASKTVLELQAPLAGTITAINKEAEEAPEQLNSEKAEASWVYKMTGVDQAAYDQLPEA, encoded by the coding sequence ATGCGCAAACTAGCAAATTATCTATGGGTAGAACAAAACGAAGACGAATTCACATTTATCATGACACCAGAATTACAAGACGACATCGGGACCGTTGGCTACGTCGAATTCATCGCCAATGACGGCGACCAAATCGAAAAAGACCAAGCGATTTTAAACCTGGAAGCCTCAAAAACCGTCCTAGAATTGCAAGCACCATTGGCAGGAACTATCACAGCCATCAACAAAGAAGCAGAAGAAGCACCTGAACAATTGAACTCAGAAAAAGCCGAAGCCAGCTGGGTATACAAAATGACTGGCGTAGACCAAGCAGCATACGACCAACTGCCAGAAGCCTAG
- a CDS encoding protein-ADP-ribose hydrolase → MDKALKTAIHYLWDHQNESSHAQKAFTESLKRAGIVQADGTLNLASIADENDRWAIFRGLVNVRDSYQPSEEYLMAEGAVLQAKLAPAASPDQWQKSQLDQRIFLWQGDITRLKVDAIVNAANKNGLGCYIPNHHCIDNTIHTMAGAQVRTDMALALNGRKLPVGKVMVTKAYNLPAKFIFHTVGPVIYKEPVSKMNQDLLAACYRNCLVEADKMGLSSIAFCAISTGEFRFTKTLARDIAIQTVRDYLAQTASGLQVLFNVYSAEDLALYEDVLM, encoded by the coding sequence ATGGACAAAGCGCTCAAGACGGCCATTCACTACCTGTGGGACCATCAGAATGAAAGCAGTCACGCCCAGAAAGCCTTTACTGAATCTTTGAAAAGGGCAGGCATCGTCCAAGCTGACGGGACATTGAACTTAGCGTCCATCGCCGACGAAAACGACCGCTGGGCCATTTTCCGTGGGCTAGTCAATGTACGAGACAGCTACCAGCCGAGTGAAGAATATTTGATGGCCGAAGGAGCAGTCTTGCAGGCCAAGCTAGCGCCAGCTGCCAGTCCAGACCAATGGCAAAAAAGCCAGTTGGACCAACGTATTTTTCTTTGGCAAGGGGATATTACCCGCTTGAAGGTGGATGCCATTGTGAACGCGGCCAATAAGAATGGACTAGGTTGCTATATTCCAAACCATCATTGTATAGACAATACAATCCATACAATGGCGGGTGCTCAGGTAAGAACGGACATGGCGCTTGCCCTTAATGGCCGTAAACTGCCAGTGGGGAAGGTCATGGTTACAAAAGCTTACAACTTGCCAGCAAAATTCATTTTTCACACGGTGGGGCCGGTGATTTATAAGGAACCTGTGTCAAAAATGAACCAAGATTTGTTGGCTGCTTGCTATAGAAATTGCCTGGTAGAAGCGGATAAGATGGGGCTTTCGAGTATTGCCTTCTGTGCCATTTCTACGGGTGAATTCCGCTTTACTAAAACCTTGGCCCGGGATATTGCCATCCAAACGGTCCGCGATTATTTGGCGCAGACGGCTAGTGGGTTACAGGTCCTCTTCAATGTCTATTCGGCTGAAGATCTGGCCCTATATGAAGACGTATTGATGTAA
- a CDS encoding SIR2 family NAD-dependent protein deacylase: MWKSFEDPTENQASMLKEAITEADAVVIGIGAGMSAADGFTYVGPRFENNFPDFIEKYGFFDMLQASLFDFPSTQEYWAFESRFIALNYLDQPVGESYIALKDLLRSKPHHIITTNADNAFAAADYDIDKVFHIQGEYILMQCSQMCHQETYRDDDLIRQMVDQQENMAIPYDLIPRCPKCGAVMEVNKRKAGKGMVESPDFFAQKARYDAFLDEYEGQAILFLDIGVGYTTPQFVKTPFQEMTAKNPKAMYVPMNKKLYRIPDHLKQQTYRLDEDIAETIIGANALMQEELAK, translated from the coding sequence ATGTGGAAATCCTTTGAGGACCCTACAGAAAATCAAGCAAGTATGTTAAAAGAAGCAATAACTGAGGCAGATGCTGTAGTTATCGGTATCGGGGCTGGCATGTCGGCTGCAGATGGCTTTACCTATGTGGGGCCGCGGTTTGAAAATAATTTCCCTGACTTTATTGAGAAATATGGTTTCTTCGATATGTTACAAGCTAGTTTATTCGATTTTCCATCGACGCAAGAATATTGGGCTTTTGAATCACGTTTTATCGCCTTAAATTATCTTGATCAACCAGTTGGAGAATCTTACATTGCGTTGAAAGATTTATTAAGAAGTAAACCACATCATATTATTACGACCAATGCCGATAATGCCTTTGCGGCTGCTGATTATGATATAGATAAGGTCTTCCATATTCAAGGAGAGTATATCCTGATGCAGTGTAGTCAAATGTGCCATCAAGAAACCTACCGAGACGACGATTTAATCCGGCAAATGGTGGACCAGCAAGAAAATATGGCGATTCCTTATGATTTAATTCCGCGTTGTCCAAAATGTGGAGCTGTTATGGAAGTAAATAAACGAAAAGCAGGTAAAGGGATGGTTGAAAGTCCAGATTTCTTTGCACAAAAAGCACGCTATGATGCCTTTTTGGATGAATACGAGGGACAAGCTATTCTCTTTTTAGATATAGGGGTCGGTTATACCACGCCACAATTTGTAAAGACACCTTTCCAAGAGATGACGGCTAAAAACCCTAAAGCGATGTATGTACCAATGAATAAGAAATTATACCGCATTCCTGACCACTTAAAACAACAAACGTATCGTTTAGATGAGGATATTGCAGAAACGATTATTGGTGCAAATGCTTTAATGCAGGAGGAATTAGCCAAATGA
- a CDS encoding lipoate--protein ligase, with amino-acid sequence MIVIEPIRNGQYIMDGAYALAVQVYVQEHLEITEPILLPYIVEPTVQVGRFQNSLVEVNEDYVEDHDILLVRRDTGGGTLYQDAGHVNFCFLYPGNTDIYGNYAKMYQPTIDALEKFGVKDLSQSGRNDLEIAGKKISGAAMTMKNNLVYGGFSLMLDVDYDAMVKALNPNEKKITSKGIQSVRARVTDIRSHLAPAYQKLTNFEFKDLMAAEFLGIEDMSQAKRYDLTDRDWAIIDQMVADKYKNWDWNFGNNPTYAINNAVRAPGIGTIEVSLEVAKGHIQKCRIYGDFFGKKDIADLEQVLIGQPLRQESLAELLRNIDLTPYFGPIDPTVLINLLLA; translated from the coding sequence ATGATCGTCATTGAACCAATCCGAAATGGCCAATATATCATGGATGGTGCTTACGCCTTAGCGGTCCAAGTCTATGTGCAAGAGCATCTTGAAATTACAGAGCCGATATTATTACCTTATATCGTCGAGCCAACAGTCCAAGTGGGCCGGTTTCAAAATTCCCTGGTTGAAGTCAATGAAGACTATGTTGAAGACCATGACATCCTACTCGTCCGCCGCGATACCGGTGGCGGGACCCTTTACCAAGACGCCGGCCACGTCAACTTTTGCTTCCTTTATCCAGGGAACACAGATATTTACGGCAATTACGCCAAGATGTACCAGCCAACGATTGATGCCCTAGAGAAATTTGGGGTCAAAGACCTGAGTCAGAGTGGACGGAACGATTTAGAGATTGCTGGTAAAAAGATTTCAGGGGCTGCCATGACCATGAAGAATAATTTAGTATATGGTGGCTTCTCCTTAATGCTTGATGTCGACTATGATGCTATGGTCAAAGCCCTCAATCCTAATGAAAAGAAAATTACTTCAAAAGGCATCCAATCTGTCCGTGCACGGGTAACGGACATCAGAAGTCATTTAGCGCCAGCTTACCAAAAGCTGACCAATTTTGAATTCAAAGATTTGATGGCTGCTGAATTTTTAGGCATCGAGGATATGAGTCAAGCCAAGCGGTATGATTTAACCGACCGAGACTGGGCTATTATCGACCAGATGGTGGCCGATAAATACAAGAATTGGGACTGGAACTTCGGCAATAACCCGACATATGCCATCAATAACGCCGTCCGCGCCCCTGGCATAGGAACCATTGAAGTGTCCTTAGAAGTCGCTAAAGGCCATATTCAAAAATGTCGGATTTATGGCGACTTTTTTGGTAAAAAGGATATTGCTGACCTAGAACAGGTGCTCATCGGCCAACCCCTTAGACAAGAATCGCTGGCTGAGCTGTTAAGGAATATCGATTTAACGCCTTATTTTGGCCCCATTGACCCAACTGTTCTCATTAACCTACTTTTAGCATGA